The DNA segment GCGGCGCTAGCAACAGCAACGCCGCGGCGCGAACTCCGGGACTCAGCGCCAGGCCACCGGACGGTGACGTCACGCGTCTGAGCTCCAGCCGGAGCGAAAAGCGCAGACCCGGAAAGTTCGTGCTGGGCTTCAGCTCGGACGAGTCGGACGCGGAGGCACCGCAGAAGAAAGGAGGCCCGAATCACGGCGGCGGCGGCAGGAGACATCGAGGACCCGCGCTGCAGACACCCAGCTTCAGGCCTGCGGGAACACCCGCCGCCTCCCTCGGCTTATCCGTGGACAGGAAAAGCGTTTCTGCGTCTCCGTGGTGGGCAGACCGAGGCAAATCCAACGATTTAGAGGAAACGGAAAGAGACACTCGGGCTTTGAACGGGAATAAGGCGTTTTATGAGTCTAACAGTAGTAAGTTAGCTAAGGATTACTCTGATTCAgacgaggaggaggaagaggaggagggtgAACGAGAGCGTCCCCGCGAACGCCGTCTGACTTCCAGACACGGTCCAGTCGCCTCCTCCGGTTCCCCGCACCGGAGCGTCTGGAGCGCGGAGAAGACGGCGCATGATACTCCTGACTTCAGCCTAGATATGCTTGGGGAACGAGATGAGAAGAACCCGAGGGAGTTCAGTGGCAGTTACGTGCGCCGCAGTTACCAGAAACTCTCCGGGATTGACGGGGATGATAACAGCAGCGGCAGCATCACCGGCGGCGGTGGTGTCCCATCCGGTTCTTTAAATAAGAACCACCTCGACAACGGAGACGGCGAGTCCCCCTGCAGTAGCAGCCGTAGCAGTCGGTTTAGTGTAGGGCTCAGACCGCGCTTTCCCTCCTACACCGCGACATACCGAGCGAACCACTCGAACCACACCGGTTCCAACCACTCATACAGCCCTGCCTCGACCCTCAAGCCCAAGCAGCACACCGCGGTCCCCGAGGACGAGCTCCTGCAGCAGTTTAAACGGGAGGAGGTGTCCGCCACCGGCGGCTTCAGCGCTCACTACCTGTCCATGTTCCTCCTGACAGCGGCCTGCCTGTTCTTCGTCCTGTTGGGCCTCATGTACCTGCGGATGAGGGGCTCCAGCTTCTCCGAGGGGGATGCAGCCAGTAAGTATGAAGTGGGGGCATGTGTCTCAAAACCAAGTCAGATATATCCCTAGGCAATATTTTGGGATGGTTTACAATCATTGTTATCAGAAAGTTATGTTTTATGTAGTATGTATAATAGTTCTGAATGTTGGTAAGTACTATATTCATGAAGGATGATATTTACATGTTCCCTCAtccaaaaaacatggtattaccatggtaaTTTATAGTATTTGATGCCACTGATTGAATGCCACATAGCAAATGAATGTATTACTTGcacccaattaaaaaaaaaaaaaaacatggtgctACCatgagagagagatatatatatatatatatatatatatatatatatatatatatatatatatatatatatatatatatatatatatttttttttttttttgcaaaaacaatattagtATCATCCTTTTCCAAAAAACATGATGTAATATTGTGGTACTTGAAATGCTACAAGATTCATACAATGATAGTTATGTTTACACCCATCCCAAccctgaaacttaaaaaaaatgtttaataccatgaaacatttacaaaaagTAGCACTACCGTGGTGTTTGTCCAATGGAATTACCATGGTGCATTGATACTGAGGTGCTTTGATACATAGAATGATAGTCCAGTAAATGCTAGGCTATATTATTGTAGTAATGTAGTACAATATGTCTTTTGGACTTTAATACCATAATTCTTTGAGATTATGATGATGTTAAGTGCTGTTTTGTGTTGCATCTCTTAAATGATTGTCTGTACACTGTGTGTAGTATCTGGTATATATGgcaaatgtcaaattaatttgtattGATTTACTAAGCAAAATCACAGGGCTTgttttaaaatgacacatttaatgCTTTAGAAAGTTTTTCTAGTAGTTTCTGCAACTCTATGAGTCAAACATGACTAATTCACACAGTACTTATCACCCCAGACTATGTGCACCTCTCAGACAGGAAATGGTCTATGCCACTGGTGCTTTAATGGGACAAAGAGAGGTATTTGCATTAGAAATATGTGTGCTCCAAGATATGTCAAATGACTGTTCCAGCGGTGGTGGATTTCAGGTAGCTCATCGCACCTTCACCGTAAATCTGTCTTTGACAGAAACTGTCAAATTACTCTTCAACATCTTAATGCTTACCATATTTGTGACTAAGGAGCCTTAtctgaaaagtttttttcttaCTGGAGGCAAGTTtgtgctaaataataataaatatgaatgcatatgaatttatgtactttttttgattggctaaataatgaatttttttgtAGACTAACACTGGTCTGCAACCCATAATGCACTGATATGCACTTCAGACTAGTTAAAATGTTGATCTAATGATTCATTGGTTAATTGAGAATTTTAATTactctttaaaattatttctaaactGTTGAATAATGACCTGGAtcattttctttaatgtttttgttgtaagTTTTGtgctttaattattcaaaataaattaacttgaatcatttttaatataCTCAGGAATTATCAGTGACTGGAAAGTCATGGAAATCCACTCTTGAAAAGTGTGGGAACTCTCTGAGTGTCTGTTATTTGATAATCATGGCTAGTCTGGTAGTCCCCACATTTTGACATGTTGACATCCTTTATGGTCATAATGTGATAGCCAGCATTAATCTTTTGATGCATTTTCCCAGATGAGAGAAAGTCTGTTCTTGGATGTGCATGCTATGCCACTCAGATTAAATAGCTTGAGTACCATCAGAGTAAAGTgctctggaggcagagactgCTCTTGAGAGGAAGCCGACTGATGAATTACAATGTATATTTGTGGCATGGCTGGTCTCTCAGGGAGGGAGCTTTGACTGGAGAGCGTGCTGCAGACATCTAGGTCACAGACGAGCTAAAGCGGCCTAATTGTCTGACTCTCTGGGAGCTTGCGTCCAGTTAGAGTGACTGACTTCTCTCTGGCCGTCTAAATGCCTGATTCTCACTTTGAGTGTGACATATACAGTTTGTGTTTCAGATTTTTACTTTCTCAGATTGTTATTTGAATCTTGTGATTTAGGTTATTTTGAACAACATGCTATCTAATTAGTACAAAACTAATAGCACTACTAGTATTTCTGCTGTGTGCACTACATATGCACCGTATTAAAGTAGTCTGTGCAGGAAATATTTCAGAACATTCTATATAATATCCCAAAAAGCAGTGTCCCAATATCATCAATATCAATATCCAATATCAATAAGTCATTTAAAACATCCTCACTCACTATTTTGATCTTGTCAACAATGTAGCATAAAgctgtttgaaatgtttaatattatgtaGTATGCTATTATTTCAGTAGTGTGCAGGTGTCCAATTCTGAATGTAGTCAAAGTTTAGTTTTATGATGTCTAATATTTTAGTACGTTTTAAGAACTTATCAAAGAAACaataattatactttaaattttgTGCACTGTGTATTATAAGAAAGTTAGttgataatattgttttattttgttgttaattctgctgttctaaaaaaaaaaagaacttagtTTGATTGGACGTAATACGGGATAGATTTAAAGTCTTTACAATAGTATGCTGTATAAATCTCACAATTGGCAAAACTGGTTTATGGAGTTTTCTTTACTAAAATGTTTTTCGTAAAAGGTGTTTTGTCAGCTGAACAATTATGTTAAACACCAGTATAGTCCATTGAACTCTACATCTATTTCTCccagccttgttttcattcctgtcaaaatgAAATGTGGCGCCACCCAGAATAATATCTGTAGGCCACTTTTGTCATGTATTTTTGTGGTTTTACCAGGGTTAAGAAGATTTAAGCCACTTGCATCTATAGCACAACCCCAAAAACAGCTAAATTTGATCTTATCACCTGAAATCTAGGCCAGACTTGATCTTGAAAATTTTACGCAATTGTTTTTCCGGAGTATATGGCTTCCTCTCAGAGACTGATGGATTAAATGGCTTGCAACATCAGACGGCTCACGTCTGATAAGCCAGACCAATGCAGTCTGTGATTGAGACGCGCAGGGCAGTTGCTGTGCTAAATCTGGGCCCGGGCCAGAGTGAGGACAGAAGCACAATGTTCAGACAATGACTCAAGTGTGAGATGATGAGCAGCCCTCCTCCATGCCATAGTTGGGAAATACCATCCAGTCATATCATTATAAAATGTCTAGTGCTGAGTAATGCCTTTTGTCAacttacttttctttctttttcagtcaTACTTCACCCATTCGGACCAGAGTTTGATCTGCAATATGTAAGTGTCTGCTCACCTGTGTCCCATGTTTTACACTTTTAGTCAAGCAAATTCCCTTTTCCACCAAAAaggaatatcttttttttttgtccttttaaatATGCACTTGCAACAATTACTTGTATTGATTTGAACAGGATGTTAAAGACCGAGACCTCATCCTTAACCTGCTCCTGTCTCTACATGAGCACCTGTCCAATGTCGCTGGTGAGCATTCAGATacaactgaaatatattttgttttaatatatgcaGCATTAAATAGTGCAACCATTTGATTGCCTTTCAGGAGAACATGATTGTGGAGactttaaaaatcctttaaacaGAAGTGTCTCTTTTAGTGACGCCTCTACGTACCTCAAGGTTTGTTTTAttcagtgaagggtttgatctccaTCTTCTGTTAGTCAAATTGCATTGTTTCTTTAATTGACAATgacattttgtcatattttaattgtataatttggAAAATTGTGTGTATACCAGTATGAAAATGCACAACATAATAAAGCATCTTTCTctttcaagctccaaaatgaaGCCTATGAAAACTTGATTGAAACGTCTTTAGAGTGGGTCATGAAAACCAAAGATGTTGTTGGTATAAGGTAATTGATGTCCATCCAaagtatctatctatcgatcgatcGCTCTGTGTGTGCCGTTTTCCAGTGTTCATTGGGGGTGTGTTGGCTTCTTGGCAGGTTGATTGGTGCTGACCCTTCTCAACCCATAGAGGAAGTATCGGAAATCTCACGACTGGAGTCCATCCACCCACGCATGTCCTTCTTCTGTCGTCTCAGACGCGCCTTCTTCACTGTGATCCACAGAGTTCTCTTCGTCCTTGCAGGTTGGCTTCTACATTCTGCAGAGGTTGGTGTTTTCTGCACGGGGAAGATCTAAGTCTTTTCACTAACCTTTCCTGTGTTTCTCTGTAGGCATTGGTGTAGTTTTGGGTTTGGTGTATTACATGAAATACAGATGGCGCAAAGAAGAGGAGGAAACTAGACAGATGTATGACATGGTGGAAAGGATCATCGGTAAGGCTGTCTCATCGTTAGGCTATATTTTTAGCACAGAAATTACACCGTGCAGGTGTAAAGCATCTTTATCACCTGTGCTTTGTATTTTCACAGATGTAATGAGAAGCCACAATGAAGCATTTCAGGAGAATAAGGGCTTGCAGCAGTATTTGCCCATCCCTCATGTCCGTGACTCTCTTGTCCAGCCTCAAGACAGGTATTGCGTCTTTGCAGTGCGAATTTGGTTTTAGCTCGTTTTGCATTTTCGGATGAAACGTCCTCTTTTCCTGGTCCAGTGCATTCTGAAGGGTATATGTGTA comes from the Carassius auratus strain Wakin chromosome 4, ASM336829v1, whole genome shotgun sequence genome and includes:
- the LOC113060559 gene encoding inner nuclear membrane protein Man1-like, giving the protein MASAQLTDEELVSELKRLGYTPGPVTESTRPVYVKKLKKLRDEQPQPRGSRSGKGRSSSGSINSNGGSGASNSNAAARTPGLSARPPDGDVTRLSSSRSEKRRPGKFVLGFSSDESDAEAPQKKGGPNHGGGGRRHRGPALQTPSFRPAGTPAASLGLSVDRKSVSASPWWADRGKSNDLEETERDTRALNGNKAFYESNSSKLAKDYSDSDEEEEEEEGERERPRERRLTSRHGPVASSGSPHRSVWSAEKTAHDTPDFSLDMLGERDEKNPREFSGSYVRRSYQKLSGIDGDDNSSGSITGGGGVPSGSLNKNHLDNGDGESPCSSSRSSRFSVGLRPRFPSYTATYRANHSNHTGSNHSYSPASTLKPKQHTAVPEDELLQQFKREEVSATGGFSAHYLSMFLLTAACLFFVLLGLMYLRMRGSSFSEGDAAIILHPFGPEFDLQYDVKDRDLILNLLLSLHEHLSNVAGEHDCGDFKNPLNRSVSFSDASTYLKLQNEAYENLIETSLEWVMKTKDVVGIRLIGADPSQPIEEVSEISRLESIHPRMSFFCRLRRAFFTVIHRVLFVLAGIGVVLGLVYYMKYRWRKEEEETRQMYDMVERIIDVMRSHNEAFQENKGLQQYLPIPHVRDSLVQPQDRKKMKKVWDRAVAFLSANESRIRTETQRIGGADFMVWRWLQPSVSPDKMSSMPSKVWQGQAFPLDRRNSPPNSLTPCLKIRNMFDPVMEVGENWHLAIQEAILEKCSDNDGIVHIAVDKNSREGCVYVKCLSAEHSGKAFKALHGSWFDGKLVTVKYLRLDRYHQRFPQALGCNSPLKPSSSSMNSMSRLNQRSSTSSSLGFFLRNMLTATTILSTLSFAIYEAPFSCLLFTRENCVQELIKLGDLGCPVSFVSHMQAMVFEPVSCCVFFLFSCHSVSRKAREMHTVA